ACTATTCCTATTAACGGTTCTTCTATCTATCATTATAAAGATAAATCTGTTATATTAATCAGAAAAGACGAAAGAGAATTTTTAGCGTTTTCTGCTATATGTACTCACTTAAGATGTATATTGAATTATCAGAAGGAGCGGGAACTCCTGATATGTCCATGTCATGCAGGGATATTTGATTTTAATGGGAATGTAATTTCTGGCCCTCCTACAAAATCATTGATGAAATACAGGGTTGATATAAGAGGAAGCAGGCTTTACATCTATTTTGATTGAAGGAGAACATAGATGGAAGAGAATAAGGAAAAAAGGGGGCTCATCTCCTGGCTTGAGAAAAGAATTAATCTATTTGAATTGTTTTCAATAATTAGTTCTTTTGGTCTATTTTACAGTGAATTGGATTCAAAAAAGCCATTAAAAGAAGCTGTAAAAGAAGTTCTTGAAAAAAGAGTGCCACCCTATGCAAGGTGGCCTCAGATTCTTGGGATCATAACAATTATTCTTTTCTTTTTCCAAGTTTTAACGGGTATACTTCTTGCTTTTTATTATGTTCCTTCCCTAAATGAATCATACAATAGCGTTAAATTTATAATAAGAGATACACATTTTGGGTGGTTTATTCATCAAATTCATTATTGGGGAAGTAATTTATTGATAATAATATTAATAATTAGAGTGATAAGATTTTATTATCATGGGGTGTATAAATCTCCAAGAGAATTATTGTGGATTTTTGGAATTACTCTATTAGTCCTATCTATGGTGCAGGCTTTTTTTGGAAATATCCTTATCATGGATGAAAATAAATGTTGGTCATCGATCAGGGGCATTGAGATTATTAGGAATATTCCTGGCTTAAATTGGGCATATTTGTTCTTAATGGGCAGCTATGATATTAATCAGCAAACAATCATAAGAGCTTACTTTTTTCATATATCCTTATTACCTTTATTATTTCTTATTTTTTTATATTTAAATATTTCTGGGATAAGAAAGTTAGGGTTAAGTGAAATCCCATGGGAAACAAAAAAAAGAAAAGAAATCCCCTTTTATCCTCATCATTTTTTTAATCTGTTGATTTTGTTATTTATTATATTCGGTATATTAGTTACCTTTTCTGTTTTATTTCCAACTCCTTTTTATAAGCCTGTTGACCCTTCATTTACTCCCCCAGGAATACTTCCTGGCTGGTTTTTTCTTCCCATATATGGTTTTTTTGAATTGTTTTTTAAAATAATTCCCAAATACATTTTAGGTCTTATCAGCGTTATAATATTTTTTCTAATTTTATTCCTTCCTTTCATTGATAGAAAAGAAGTTAGAATTTTTAAAGAAAGAATAGTCGCAATTTTTATCGGGGCTATCTTTTTGATCATGATTGGGTTGTTTACATTTTTTGGGGTACATAAAGAAATAAGTATACCATTAAGAAATATTTTTTGATTAGAACCAATGGAGAAATAATATGCATACCTTTTTGCTGGCTTCTTTTTTTGCTATCCAGAATTTTTGTTTAATTTGTCACAGTGACATCAGAGTTCTTTACAACGAAAGCATTCATAACAAAGAAGGCATTGAATGCATAGAATGTCATGGAGGAAATCCTTTCATTGATAATATTTATGAGGCTCATAGAAAAAATTTTAAAGGAAAGATAAAGCGCGAAGAGATTCCTTCGTTATGTTCAACATGTCATTCTGACCCCCAGAAAATGAAACCCTATAACCTTCCCTCGGATCAATACCATCTTTACCTCAATTCACCCCATGGGAAGCTTTTGCAGAAGGGCAATAAAGATGTGGCAGTTTGTACCGATTGTCATGGCACCCATGATGTTCTATCTTCGGATAATCCCAAAAGCCCAGCCTACATAAAAAATGTTCCAAAAACCTGTGCAAATTGTCATTCAGATGCTAAATTGAAAAACAAATATAATTTCCCCTCAGATCCTTATAAGGAATATATGGAAAGCATCCATGCAAAATCTCTTTTATTACGGGGGAATTTAAGTTCGCCCGAGTGTACTGGATGTCATGGAGCTCATGGCGCTGCTCCTCCAGGATTGGGCGATGTGAATAAAGTATGTGGACATTGTCATTCTAAGACTCGAGAGTATTTTCTGGAAAGTGCTCATAAACTATCCTTAGAAAAAGTGGATAGTCCCGAATGCTCTCATTGTCATAAAAATCATGATATTGAACAGGCAGATATCAATATGTTTGATGGCGTTTGTAAAAATTGCCATTCATCCGATTCCCTTGCCTTTTTAGCAGGACAGAAATTAAAGACTATGTTTTTGCAATCCCAGCAAGAAATCGATAAGGCAAAAGTGTTGATTGAAAAAGCTGAGAAAATTCCTATAGCAGTAGAAGATTACAAAGCAAGGCTTGAAGAGGGAATTACTTATTTAATAGAGGCTCAGCCTGTGATGCATACTCTTTTAGAAGAAAAAGTAGAAGATTTAACAAGAAAGTCTCGTTCTATTGGAGAAGAGATTCAACTGGAGTTGTATGGAAAATTCGCTCAATTGAGGGTGAGAAAAATAGGTCTGATATTTTTCTGGTTTTATCTTATACTTACTGTGATTTTGATTTA
This genomic window from Acidobacteriota bacterium contains:
- a CDS encoding Rieske (2Fe-2S) protein, with protein sequence MKEKRRNFLEILTKGFITLWSMGIIWILFSYIKPPKRKFEENLIKIEDISTIPINGSSIYHYKDKSVILIRKDEREFLAFSAICTHLRCILNYQKERELLICPCHAGIFDFNGNVISGPPTKSLMKYRVDIRGSRLYIYFD
- a CDS encoding cytochrome b N-terminal domain-containing protein, which codes for MEENKEKRGLISWLEKRINLFELFSIISSFGLFYSELDSKKPLKEAVKEVLEKRVPPYARWPQILGIITIILFFFQVLTGILLAFYYVPSLNESYNSVKFIIRDTHFGWFIHQIHYWGSNLLIIILIIRVIRFYYHGVYKSPRELLWIFGITLLVLSMVQAFFGNILIMDENKCWSSIRGIEIIRNIPGLNWAYLFLMGSYDINQQTIIRAYFFHISLLPLLFLIFLYLNISGIRKLGLSEIPWETKKRKEIPFYPHHFFNLLILLFIIFGILVTFSVLFPTPFYKPVDPSFTPPGILPGWFFLPIYGFFELFFKIIPKYILGLISVIIFFLILFLPFIDRKEVRIFKERIVAIFIGAIFLIMIGLFTFFGVHKEISIPLRNIF
- a CDS encoding cytochrome c3 family protein, which codes for MHTFLLASFFAIQNFCLICHSDIRVLYNESIHNKEGIECIECHGGNPFIDNIYEAHRKNFKGKIKREEIPSLCSTCHSDPQKMKPYNLPSDQYHLYLNSPHGKLLQKGNKDVAVCTDCHGTHDVLSSDNPKSPAYIKNVPKTCANCHSDAKLKNKYNFPSDPYKEYMESIHAKSLLLRGNLSSPECTGCHGAHGAAPPGLGDVNKVCGHCHSKTREYFLESAHKLSLEKVDSPECSHCHKNHDIEQADINMFDGVCKNCHSSDSLAFLAGQKLKTMFLQSQQEIDKAKVLIEKAEKIPIAVEDYKARLEEGITYLIEAQPVMHTLLEEKVEDLTRKSRSIGEEIQLELYGKFAQLRVRKIGLIFFWFYLILTVILIYQYKRFLIKKRNEKNI